TAGAATGGTGTTCTTCTATAATTTTAAATCTCCAATGGGATGTAGGGTTGATGACAATTCGAGCTTTATACTTCAAGAATCCATTGTCAATACTGAACTTAGATGCATTGGAACCAGGAACTGGTGTACTTGAAAAAGCTGTCTCCTGCACCTAATCTTCTGTGTAATCCATTTATCTTGTTCCACTTCCTTTCTTTGTTCATCTAGCCAACCAAAGTAAGGGTATGTAACTGCTAAGCACTCAGTCATCTCCACTTGATTAAATGTCCCTTCTATTTGATTATGAGGTTCAAATTCCTTGGAAAGAGCATCAACAACAATATTATCCCTCCCATGCTTATATTGTATCTCATAGTCATACCCATTAATTTGAAGACCATTTTTACTGAAAAAAGGTATTGGCTCTGTGGTTTAGGAAGTACTTTAAATTATGGTGATTAGTTTTGATGACAAAGTATCTTCCCTACAAATAAGTTTGCCATTTCTTCACAGCAAAAACAATAGCAATTAACTCCCTTTCATAAGTGGATAAAGCTTGGTTTCTATGTCCCAAGGGTTGACTAGCAAATGTTATGGGTTTCCCTTTCTACTTCAAAATTGCACCAATACCTACCCCAAATGCAGCACATTTCAGCTCAAATGGTGCTGAAAAATCTGGTAGTGCTAATATTTGTGGTGATGCCATTATTTTCTTCAGAGTTTGAAAGGCCTTGGTAGCTGCTAGACTCCACCCAAAGATGTCATTCTTGGTCAATTGGTAAAGGGGCTAACAAATGCTACCACAGTTAGGaacaaactttctataatatcCAGTGAGTCCTAAGACCCTCTTAACTGTTTTACATTTGCAGGGATGAGCCAATCTAGGATTGCTTATATTTTGGATGGATCAGCTACAACACCCTTATTGGAGACAATGTGTTCCAAGTATTCCACAGAACTTTGCCCCAAGGCACATTTAGATTTCTTCACAAATAGTTGGTTCTGCTGCAATATTTCAAAAGCCTTTCTCAAATGGCATACATGGTCTTCCCAGGTCTTACTATAGATAAAAATGTCATTggaaaacaccaaaacaaatttCCTGAAATAGGCCTTGAAGATGTCATTCATTAGGCTTTGAAATGTGGTCGGAGCATTGGTGAGGCCAAATGGCATCACCAAAAACTCATAATGGCCCTCGTGGGTTTGAAATGAAGTCTTAGCAATATCATTTAGGTGCATTCAAATTTAGAGATAATCGGACCTAAGATCTAATTTGGAAAAGAAACAAGCACCAAAGAGCTCATCCAATAGGTCATTAATGAGTGGTATAGGTACCTCTCTTTGACAGTTAGAGGATTTAGTTCTCTATAATCCATGCACATTCTCTATGTTCCTTTTTTCTTCCTAACCAAGAACACTGGAAAGGAAAACGAAATGTGGCTTGGTCTGATAAAACCAGCCTCCAATAGTTCATAGATAGCCTTCTCGATTTCTGTCTTTTGCAAAGGTCCATAATGGTATGGCCTTATATTGCGTGGTTGTGCTCCTGGTGCCAGTGGAATCTGGTAGTCATGGCTTCTCGAATGGGGTAGCTTGGAAAGAATCACAAAGACCTCTTCAAAGTCTTTCAAGACCTCTTGTAACTCTGTCAACTATTGTGGAGTAAGGTTGGAGGCCTCTAATTTCTCCTTGTTCATCGAGTAAAGTAACATGCCGAGATTAGAGTTGCAAAACTCTTTGTCTAGTTGCTGAAAGGACATCTCTTGTACTAATGGTTGCTTGACAACGTTATGAACCAACTTGTGTGTTATCCCCCCTTTTGAGAACTTCATAGTCATCAATTAGAAGTCCCACAGAACCGGACTAACAGTAGAGAGCCACTGTACTCCCAAGACCAAGTCACATCCTCCCAATGAAAAGGGAACAGATCAATGGTGCACTCATAACCCCCAATCTTTAGTGGTATTGCCTTGCAATCCTTTAAGATGGCCCCTATTAGCTATAATCACTTCAAAAACCTCAATGTTGTTGACTGACCAACCCTAGTTCTTGAGTAGCCTAGAATCTATGAAGTTATAAGTACTTCCAGAGTCTAACAAAATTCTCACATGTTGATTTTTCACAAAACCCTCAATCTTCATTGTTTGGATTGGTTGTTTGCCTCCCAAAATAAGCACATTCACTCAGCTCCATGTGCTGCAACTCCAGAGGTAATTCATCCTTATCCCCCTATTTTCCTCAAGAACTTCAGGACCATCTAAGTCTAGCACATCAAGCATTAACAGTTGTTTATGAGGACACTTATAACCTTTAACCCACTTATCTTCACAGAACCAACACTCCCCCTGTTCATTCTTGTGTTGGATTTCATATGGGGTTAGTTTTttgggtaaatctcagtttactaccctcaagtttcatggttttcaacattttgtatatgaattttttcgtcccagagtcaaacctaaagtgttaattttgaaaCAGTcttatacatccgttagtctagctgttaagtctcccgttaactAATGACATGGCACCCATGTAGACAATGATTgcgcaccacgtgtcattaaggggtccatatgatcataaaaaatttaaaaaattaaaaaaaaatttatcacatgcaaaaaaataaaaaaaataaaaaaatcctttTTGTTACTCATCTTCTTCCCAGAGGAAGTTCGATCCGTCCATCCGTCCCCAATCCCctcttcctttctctcctcCGTGTCCTACCCAACCTGCCTCTCATACCTCACCCTCTGGCAAATACCTCAAAACCGACGGAGACCACGAAGAGTTCTTACACAAACTCTGGATCTCCTTCAAGAACATCCAATAATTTGATTACAAAAGCAAAACCCAATTGCCggaatccaaaattaaaattaccaAAAGCTAAATCTTCTAGGCTGCACAACTGCCTCCTGCAAATCCTACTTCAAATTGAAAAATTCAAGCAAAACCCAATTACCCAACTGCCACCTgcaaaatcaaactaaaaaattcaaacaaaattcaaTTACCCAACAATTTCTGCAAATCATAAACTCAAAATTGGGCATGTGGGAAGATAGAAGAACTCGTGGGCTTGTTCACTTTATGAACCTTCTAGTTGCAAGCCTAGCACAATGTCGTCCCATTGGCACAGTAAAGGACACCACCACCTCTTTGAGCACCCCCATTTAGTTTGGAGTTCTGCTGCGACGGTCGTGTGCTCTGCTGTGCCGTCACCAAGCTCGCCCTTAAATGTGACCGTAGATCTGTCAGCGTTGACGATGAGGAAATGTGGGTTTGGCAATTGGACGCTCGCAGCAATTTGACGATGGGGAAGGCTAATTAGATGCTCACGGTGGTGATTTGATGAAGAAAGGTGGGTCCGGCTAATCAGGAAGAAGAGGTAGCCGGAGGGTGAAGTAGAAGATGAAGGTTGGGTGGGATGTGGAGGAGGGAAAGGAGGAGGGGATTTAGGACGGATAGGCGGATCGAACTTCCTCTGGGAGGAAGATGAGTAAcaaaagggatttttttttttttttaaattttaaatgatcacgtgaccccttaatgacacgtgatgcccagtcattgtccacatgggtaccacatcatcagttaacggtaggcttaacagccagactaacgaatgtatgagactgtcccaaaattaactttttaggtatgactctgggatgaaaaaaacttcatgtatcaaatgttgaaaaccatgaaacttgagagtagtaaactgagatttaccctaGTTTTTTTTACAACGGAGAGTCCCCACTTTGGGTCTATTTGGGAAAACAATGGTCACTGGAGGGACTAAAGGTTTTGAAGCTAGTGCTACTCGAGAGTTAGTTTTTTCTATTATCACTAAATTTACGATCAACTTGCACAGCTAAAACAATCGCCTTATGCATAGAAATAGGTCTAAACAACTTAACCTCATGcttgatttccttcttcaacccACCCAAGAAACAACTCTGCAATAACATAGGACCAACATCAGAGGAACGAGTAGCAAGCTTACGAAATTTAAGGATGCAATCCTTCAAGGTACTTGTTTGGCAGAGTTTGAATAATAACTTAGTGCAATCTTCAAACTTAGAAGGGCCAAATTCTTGGCAAACAGCCTTAATGAAATCACTCCAGGTCGGTGTAGCATGGAGGCAATCCATCCAATGAAACCAATGGAAGGCTTCATTGTCCAAGTAAAAGGAAGCTGTGACAACTCGCTGATGTTCAGGGACAGAATAATAAATGAAATATTGCTCCGGCTTATAGATCCAGGCGAGTGGGTCATCGCCTTCACTGAAGCGTGGGAAATCCACGTGTTGTTGCCACTGGGGTCGAGGGGTGAACCCTTTGCCGTCGAAATTTTCACATTGATGATGAAGAGGAGTATCCAAGCTTCGAGGATCAGCGTCCTCAGCAAAGATCAGAGGAAGAGGCACTCGTTCGGCATTCGGAGGATGAGTATCCACAGAAGAAGTCCCCTTACCGGTGAAAGCGAGTTCGCATCAGAATTGTTCAAATCCCACAGCCAATTTAGCATCCATACCCATAGTTTGACCAGACAGAGCAACAGCGATGGTCGATTCCAACGAGGTGAAATGAGCATCGATGGAGGATTCCAGGGCAATGAGACGAGCATCCATGGCAGATTTGAGAGAAGTGTTGGTGGAGCGTGGCATACAAAAGGGAGACCAGGATCAAAATAGATGATACCAATGTTATGACCCAATCTCGGATCCTTACTCAATCTGCGTCGTAATCTCATATCCTTCATCACGGATGGGGAGAGGGAGATATAAAACCGGTATACAGAAATAAATCACCATCACGTCACTTCAATGAGCGTCGTATCACGGTTTAGTTTTCGcctcccttcccttcccttccgCGTGTCTAAGATAATAAGTCTTAACGATCGGATCATATTGATCCATGTAGTTGTAAATTTGGAATGGTGCGACCAAAAACTAGTATGAAGAACCAGACTTCCACGTCCCATCATGGCAATAATATGTCATATAAGTTTCTCTCTTTACGACATGATTCGCACAACACTCCACCATGACACTGTACGTCGGCAGCCGTGCCAAGTCGCTTCTCAATTCTCatgaggaaaaagaaaggagagCTACCACACCATCGCCAGTACAGAATTCTACTactaaaattaattagtaagaATATGACACAAAACAAATTCCCCTTTTCAGGAAGAAAACCCAATGTGAACTCGATTTGAAACCATCTGTGAATAATTATATCCTGCCTACCCCTTATTCCAAAGATAATTATCCCCACGCTCACTTGTTACACATCCTTTCATACCATGGAAAGGAAATTGATACTTGGGACTGAAGAAAATCGTAACCGTGGATTCGAATGCAACTGGAAACTTTCTTATAACCGAGATTTTGATTGCTTCGACGGAGAACTCTGCAATGAAGCAGTGGAAAGCACTATTAGACGCATGCAGAATCAGCAACAGATACATTATATACCACAACCGCTAATCCAATCTAGAAATTCCGACAATCCAAAATTGTTCTTGGGTTGGTGAATCACGATGACATTCAATCGTGCAAATCTGTTCATGTTAGAGGCTTGCAGAAGAAGTACAATATCAAGAATGTTACGGGGAAAAAGGAAGTGTACGGGAATATAAGCCTGTTGGTTTTAAGTTAACGTAAGAGGCTTGTAAGTTCTAATAAAGTTCAGATTTTGTAGCTTTACTCAACCAGGAAATCAGCGAGAAGTTCAACCAAAAGATTTAGACAAAACTTACAGCACAGGAATAACCAAAATATGGATTTACTAAACAGCTTTTATGATGCAACACTCTGTAAATTTATATACCATCGatggaactatatgataaacACATAACAGTTCAGAATTCTTACCAGAGAAGCCACGTTTGAAGCTCTTTCAGCTAAATAGGCGCAAGGCTTGAAAAATTCACCATAAGTATTTGACCATTCCTCCAATCGTGAATATATGTATTTGGATCCAAGTAAATCAGCCCAGAACAAGATACCTCCCCTAAACAGAAATGCCCCAACAAGTTATTACATATTTTAGGGCGTTTAAGAAGGTATTCTCAACAAATTATACAAACCTGTATGGTGGGAAACCCATGCCCATAATTGCAGCAATGTCAAGGTCGGCAGCTTTCACAGCAATGCCTTCAGCAAGCACCCGGCATGCCTCATTTACGACAGGGAAAAATATCATCTCAACAATGTCCTTTTCTGATAACTTCAGTAGCTGAGTTCAGATTGTCACAAATTTGAGTCAGAACCGTTACTTATAATTCAGACAGTGTCAGCCATTGCACGAGGGAGAtggtgtctgtgtgtgtgtgagcaagtgagaaagaaagagagagcgaCCTTAGAATCTATGGAAACACCCGAAATGCTCCTTGACTTCTCAATATATCCTTTCAACTGAGGATCTGGGCTAGCTTTGCGCCTGTCATCATAAGTATAGAACCCTTTTCGAGTAGTTTCACCTAAAACAATAAGAATGTAAGGAATCTATTCTGTTATgcgaaaatttgataaatactTACTGATATATGAATTTAAGTAAGAAGTTGGTTAATAAATATTCACTTGCCAACTACAAGCATAACAACAAAGTATTACCTGCCCTCCCATCCTCCTGCATCAAAGGGATTAGCATTGATTTATATGTCCGCTCAGGAAAGTTCACAATAAATTGTGTGCCAGTTGCAATTGCCACGCCAAACCCAACCAGATCAGCCAATCTGAATGAATGTATAGGATATCAAACTCAGgtcaatgacaaaaaaaaggaaattttaaGGGTGGCAAAGCGCGGGAGCCACCGGATCATAAGTTTCCATAAAAGTATTACTGACCTGAATGGGCCCATAGGCATTCCGAATTTGGTGATTACCCTATCAATCTGATAAACATCGGCACCACGTTCAACAAGCAAGAGAGCAGCTTGTGTATAAGGAAAGAACATTCTGTTCACAGCAAATCCTGTGCAATTCCCAACAACCACTGGggttttctttattcttttccCAACTTCTAGCAAATCAACAATAACTTGGGGAGACGTCTGATTAGTACGAACAATTTCCAGAAGTGGCATGACATGTGCCGGACTGCGTGGAGAGCACAAAGCAGTTCACCGGTTAGCAATTTGAGGAAAAAAGAGAGAACCAGGACAATTATACAGCTTATAGCATTACCTAAAGAAATGGGCACCAATAATCCGATCATGAGACTTGGTTTTCTCTCCAATGAGGTTCAAGTCAATTGTAGAAGTATTACTTGCGAGTATGCAGTGTTGTGGGCAATATTTTTCAAGATCAGCAAAAATCTGCTGCTTTAGAGAAACCTTCTCAATAACGGCCTATTTCAAGCATAGAAGATGAATGTCAGACCATTTCCCCCACCGACCAACACAACATAAGGGTGAACGAAATCGAACATGCTTTAAGAACTACCTCTATGACCATATCCACATCTCTAAAGCTATCATAATCCAGGACACCCTTAAGAATAGAGGTCGTCTTCTCAAACTTTTCTTGGGTCATTTTCCCCTTCTTGACGCGGCTCTGCAGATTGGCTGAACCAGAAAAGTGACAACTTATAGCAGATTGCCATCATAAATACTTAACAAAAGCTGATATTGTGGTATTATACACAGGAACAAAGATTACAagcatatattattttattataatttttacaAGAATAAAACTTTTAGAAGCATTGTTACTACTAAATACGTGTGAAAATATGTGAAAGGTAAAGCTTTTAGAAGCAAATATCAATAATATACTAAACTAGAAGCTTTAATTTTAAAAGGACTTCTAGCCTCACCTCTGACTCTACCAATCCCAGCCTGCAAGAACTTATCATTTACTTCTTTCAGGATCACCGGATAACCACTAAGAATCAATGCAGTAGCTATTCCAGATCCCATTAACCCTCCACCAATGACAGCAACCTTAGTCACTCGTctaggcatcaaaccacgatcAGTAACCCCAGGTACCTATATACAGTTATGAGACGATGAGTCAAGTACTCAAAAGTCATCAAAGCAAAGGTGGTTTTATGATATGGCCGAATACCAGTTAGTAACCGATTTTATAATAATACCATCCTACGTTTGTTCATTTAAAATTGTTACTCCGAAGAGCAATTCCAATTTTTAAAAGACGTGTGTTTGAATAAATTTTCAACCAAGTTAAAGCAATTCAACAAGCATGGCTCAAAACTTCCTCAAACTCCCTAAAAAAACAGCTAAATAACAATGTATAGACCAAACTTAAACATCCACACAATCATTCTACttcaataggaatataaaatagttgaatttgatttttttttcttttcaaattaacAGTAGAGATATAAGTTAAAGCTCATGATCCAGTTTAAAATTCCATCACAGGATGCAGGTTAGTTATTTTTTAGAGGTGAATATGCAAAAGTTGTGTGTCAAACCTTTGATGTTCCACGTTGAGCAAAGAAGACGTGGACTAAGCTCTTGCAAGTGTCAGACCGCAGAAGTCCTTGAAATGATTCAGCCTCCTGAACTAGCCAGAAACATAAATTGCAAGTATATACGTTTGGCAAAAATGAAAGAGAATATTGAAACAGATAAGGACCTTCCAAAGTCCAGACCGACCACCAGAAGCTATACCCTCCTCAACAACATCAATACAAACCAATGGGTGTTTGAGATTGGGAGCCTGCTTCCGGACTTGAGCTCTTGCAAATTTAAGTATTTCCCTAGCTTCTCCAAGGGGCTCTAACTTGTCAGTTTTGTGAAGACTAGCAACCCACGGTCTTCTACGCTCCAGGATATCCAACGCCCACCTACGTGCAGTGCTCACCAACTGATCAGGTGAAACAATAGCATCGACAAGGCCTAAATCATGAGCCTCTTCCCCTTTGACTGGTTTTGATGTCTAATTGGGCACAGACAAAAGGAAATGGGGGAGGGAATGTAATCAGTATTAATAAAGTCAGCATGACCATACAAGATA
This Pyrus communis chromosome 6, drPyrComm1.1, whole genome shotgun sequence DNA region includes the following protein-coding sequences:
- the LOC137737444 gene encoding peroxisomal fatty acid beta-oxidation multifunctional protein MFP2-like, producing MGSSGKGLTVLEVGADGVALITIINPPVNSLSIDVLFSLKDSYEEALRRNDVKAIVVTGAKGKFSGGFDITAFGGLQEGQKQEPKPGFISVEVITDIVEGARKPSVAAIDGLALGGGLEVAMACHARISTPTAQLGLPELQLGLIPGFGGTQRLPRLVGISKALEMMLTSKPVKGEEAHDLGLVDAIVSPDQLVSTARRWALDILERRRPWVASLHKTDKLEPLGEAREILKFARAQVRKQAPNLKHPLVCIDVVEEGIASGGRSGLWKEAESFQGLLRSDTCKSLVHVFFAQRGTSKVPGVTDRGLMPRRVTKVAVIGGGLMGSGIATALILSGYPVILKEVNDKFLQAGIGRVRANLQSRVKKGKMTQEKFEKTTSILKGVLDYDSFRDVDMVIEAVIEKVSLKQQIFADLEKYCPQHCILASNTSTIDLNLIGEKTKSHDRIIGAHFFSPAHVMPLLEIVRTNQTSPQVIVDLLEVGKRIKKTPVVVGNCTGFAVNRMFFPYTQAALLLVERGADVYQIDRVITKFGMPMGPFRLADLVGFGVAIATGTQFIVNFPERTYKSMLIPLMQEDGRAGETTRKGFYTYDDRRKASPDPQLKGYIEKSRSISGVSIDSKLLKLSEKDIVEMIFFPVVNEACRVLAEGIAVKAADLDIAAIMGMGFPPYRGGILFWADLLGSKYIYSRLEEWSNTYGEFFKPCAYLAERASNVASLSSPSKQSKSRL